In Helianthus annuus cultivar XRQ/B chromosome 9, HanXRQr2.0-SUNRISE, whole genome shotgun sequence, the following are encoded in one genomic region:
- the LOC110875178 gene encoding uncharacterized protein LOC110875178 has translation MAVARDRQESYAVKHRKPLEFQVGDRVLLKVSPWKGIVRFGKRGELNLCYVKPFEIKERIGTVAYRLNLPEELSGVHNVSYVSNLKKCLSDETLLIPFKELKIDDQLRFIEEPIEIMDPEVKTQAQ, from the coding sequence ATGGCTGTAGCTCGCGATCGTCAGGAAAGCTACGCTGTTAAAcataggaaaccgttggaattccaagttggtgacagAGTCTtgctaaaagtctcaccttggaagggtatTGTCCGTTTTGGGAAGCGAGGCGAACTAAATCTGTGTTATGTCAAACCATTTGAGATCAAAGAAAGAATTGGCACAGTGGCATATAGACTGAATTTACCTGAAGAACTTAGTGGTGTGCACAATGTCTCTTATGTATCTAATCTAAAAAAGTGCTTATCCGACGAAACACTTTTGATCCCATTCAAAGAGCTCAAGATCGATGACCAACTCCGTTTCATTGAGGAACCAATTGAAATCATGGATCCGGAAGTCAAAACTCAAGCTCAGTAA